GAAAAGACAGCTGAGCTCATTCAGGATGGTTGGCTACACACGGGTGATCGATTTAGGCAGGATGAAGACGGGTTCCTTTATCTCACAGGACGAATCAAAGAGTACTTCAAAACCATTCAAGGGAAGTTTGTCGCGCCGACGCCGATCGAAGCGCAATTTGCTGGTAACAAGCATGTTGAGCAGCAATGTTTGTTGGGATTGGGTATGACGAAAACCGTCATGGTGGCAGTCGTGTCCCAGACAATGCGCAATGCACCTAAGACAGAAATTGAAGCATCGGTGCTGCAGACCTTAGAAACCATCAATGCAACACTCGACAAACACGCACGCATGGGCGGTGCTATTTTGAGCTACGAGCCTTGGAGCATCGAGAACGGCGTGCTAACGCCGACTTTGAAAATTAAGCGTGATCAAATCTCAGAGCGATTTGGGCATTTCGCTGCCCGGCTTGCGGTTGCGTCCGCAGAGCAGAAAACGTTGCTTGTAGAGTGGCACTAAGGCTAGTCGACTCGACCAGGTCGGTTAACGAGTCATAGCGCTAGCACTCTGGACGATTCCGAGCTTACCTCTGACTCCCAGCTTACCTTTGACTCTGGGCTTACCTTTTGTGCCCCCTGCGAATGTGACAATTTACTCCCATTGGTCTGTCGCTGAGGCTGAAATCTCGCACAGGCGCACCATTTGGGTGCTATCCTTATAACTGTTTGGAATGTGCAAGACATTGGCGCGTCTCCCTGTCTGACCCATGGATTGATTGTAAGTGGTTTTTCGATACCTCCTCGTTTTGTTGATAGGCATGTATGGCTTTGGACAAAGCCCTGGCGTGCTCGCTGCGCCCAGTGCTCAGGCTGTTCGTTTGGAGACAGTCCCTACCCTCGACGGAAGGGTGCTCAGCGATGCCGCGTGGGACCGACCGTCACTCAGTGGGTTCTGGCAGCAGCGCCCGATAGAGGGGACGCGCTCAACCCAAGAGACAGAGGTTTATATTGGCTACACGGAAACGACCCTATATGTCGGTATTGTGGCCTATGACAGTGACCCCTCGGGCATCATTATGGCGGATAGCCGCCGCGATGCGTCGCTTGAGAACGGTGATAATGTCAGCTTCATTATCGACAGCTTCATGGATCAGCAGAATGGACTGGTCTTTGGCACTAACCCTGCAGGAATTGAGTACGACGCGCAGGTAAGTCGCCAAGCCAGTGGCTCTATGATGGGGAGTGGTGGTTTCAACCTCAATTGGGACACGAACTGGCGTGTTGCTACCCATATTGGTGATTATGGTTGGTCTGCTGAGTTCGAAATCCCCTTTCGCTCGCTACGCTTTGGTAATCAGGATGTGCAAACCTGGGGCTTTAACTTTCAGCGAACAATTCGTCGCAATAATGAGATCGCATACTGGGCACCTATTTCACGCCAATACAGCTTGTCACGGCTCGCGGATGCGGGACGGGTGGCGGGTATAGAAGCGCCCGCTATGCGAAATTTCAAGATTACACCCTATCTCTTAGGGCGCGAGCGAACCGGAAATAGAATCGCCTCGTTGAGTGATCAAGATGGCGGCTTTGATATTAAATACAGCGTCACGCCGAGCTTGACGTTGGACGCGACGTACAACACCGACTTTGCGCAAGTGGAAGTTGATGAATTCCAAATAAACCTTGATCGCTTCAGCCTATTCTTACCTGAACAGCGCCCTTTTTTCCTAGAGAACTCTGCGCAATTCACGGTGGGAGATCCTGGTGAGATGGAGCTTTTCTTCAGTCGACGCATTGGTATAGCGGGTGACGGTAGCGCGATTCCCATCAAGGGTGGCCTGCGACTTTCAGGCAAGGTGGGCGATGCTACCAACGTGGGCCTGTTACATATGCAAGCCGATGAGGTGGCGGGTGTCGCTCCGCAAACCGACTTTAGCGTTGCGCGTGTGAGTCAAGAATTTGATAACCGCTCAAGCCTTGGCTTCCTCGTCGTCAATAAAGAAGAAAATGGCTCGCTCGACGGCGGTCCCAATCATTACAACCGAACCTATGCAGTCGATGGGCAGTTAGGCCTTGGTGACGATGCACTCCTTTCTGGTTTCGTTGCGAAGACGGACACGCCTGGGCTCAGTGGCGACGACATGGCGGTTCGACTGGCGGCTGCCAGCGATACCGAGGCTTGGTCTTTTGCCGGTAGCGTGACGCATGTTGGCGAGAACTTTAATCCTGAAGTCGGTTTCCTTCGCCGCAAAGATTACACGCGTGTTGGCATCTTTGGACTCAATCGTTGGCGTGACGCCAGTTGGGATAACCTCCTTGAGATGAGGCCACACATTGCCTACCGCGGCTGGTGGGGTGGTGATGGCCTCTACGAAACAGGCTTTTGGCATGTCGATAACCACTGGGAGTGGAAGTCCGGCTTCGAGATTCACACAGGTGTTAACTTCCTGCACGAGGGTGTCCGTGAGTCTTTTGAATTTGCTCCGGGCTACGAGGTCGCAGCGGGGGATTACGACGATGAGGAGCTGCAGTTGGTGCTCATCACAGATGATAGTCAGCCCCTTTCTATGCGCGTGACCGCGAAGATTGGCGGATACTTTGGCGGGGATCGAGTGCAGGTGACGCCTGCGATTAATTATCGTGTGGGTGAGGTGTTTAATGCGCGGCTGGGTTGGACACTTAATGAGTTAAAGCGACCGGGCAACCCCGAGAAGCTTCGTATCAATGTCGGGTCGTTGCGTATGACATATTCATTCAGTCCGCAAATATCCCTTCAAGCACTCTTTCAGTACAACGACGCAACTGACGTGGTTGGCGCCAACCTGCGGTTTGCCTGGTTAACATCGGCAGATGCCGGGTTTTATCTTGTCTATAACGAAATGCGTGATGAGGATGTTGGGATGTTCACAGAAAAGCGTCGCGAGTGGATCCTCAAATTTTCGCATACCTTTGACTTGTTTAATTAAGCGCCACTTTGAGGGCATTGATGACCTCATATCGGCATCAATAAGTCGGCAGATGGGCCAGCGTTATTGGCCTTTAATCAGAAATCGAAGACGGCTGTGGCCTATCACAGTTCATGCATCTGATCCCGTTCATGGCTAGCTGAGCAAGGGGCATTTCAGCACGAAAAAAAACGCAGTTACGCTGACGCATAAAGTGTCACGGCAGTGTTTTTCGCCAGCGCGTTATCTTCACCGTTTCAAATAGGCCGGCGAGAGCGTAGGGGTCGTCAGCACAAAACGCTTGCGCAATGTCATCAGAGTCAAAGTCGATAATGAGAACGCTGCCCACCATTTCATCACGATCATTAAGCAGCGGACCTGCTGCGAATAGCGTCTCACCTAGAGTATTTATATAGGCAAGGTGTGCTTCGCGGTTATCGAGACGAGTTTGCAAATGTCCGGGCTTATCCGTGCACAGGATGTGGTAAAGCATGTGTACTCCGAGTTCAAAGTCATAGTGAGACGGGGTGATTCTACTCGCTTGCCCGATCAGTTAAACCTCGGGTGTGCGATATTGCCGGCTGTGAGATCGCCGCTGATCAACCATCCGGAAGTAAGAAGAGTGCGTACTGTCTTGCGGAGGCGGTCGCGGCTTTCTTTGTGCAGAAAATCGCTGACTGTTAATTACGCTCGTCACGCACCGGTGGTCCCACATGTCTTCATCTGAATCCCTTGTGTCACGTCTGCAACTCAATAATGAGTGGCATGCGCGGCCGGTCGCAACGATGCCGGCCCCCTTTCGGTGTACTCATCAGGTCATTAAGCGATCCGGACAAGCGACGGAAAGTCGAGACGCCTTCACACAGCTTTGTGCGCGGCACAGCCAGCCAGGTCCGAGCGAGGGTAGTCGCTACCATTTGGCTCAATTGGGATCAGCGCTCATTAAGTGGGAGGGGCACACGGAGGCGGACTCGATTACTTGTCTGGTGCCGGGTAATGGAGCGCCACTCTTTGGTGAGTCGGCAAATCAATTTGCGCCAAACGAAGTGGAGACCGTCTTTAGCGGTGAGCTTGTTTGTGGCGTCAATGTGGAGGTGCTGAAGCAATCGGTGGATAAGCTCGATATGGACTTCATCCGGTCGAGCCTGGGTTCCAATGAGATTTATGGCGGCCCGGTTGTCGATGGTAAAGCATCGC
The Candidatus Paraluminiphilus aquimaris genome window above contains:
- a CDS encoding YciI family protein, with translation MLYHILCTDKPGHLQTRLDNREAHLAYINTLGETLFAAGPLLNDRDEMVGSVLIIDFDSDDIAQAFCADDPYALAGLFETVKITRWRKTLP
- a CDS encoding carbohydrate binding family 9 domain-containing protein; its protein translation is MVFRYLLVLLIGMYGFGQSPGVLAAPSAQAVRLETVPTLDGRVLSDAAWDRPSLSGFWQQRPIEGTRSTQETEVYIGYTETTLYVGIVAYDSDPSGIIMADSRRDASLENGDNVSFIIDSFMDQQNGLVFGTNPAGIEYDAQVSRQASGSMMGSGGFNLNWDTNWRVATHIGDYGWSAEFEIPFRSLRFGNQDVQTWGFNFQRTIRRNNEIAYWAPISRQYSLSRLADAGRVAGIEAPAMRNFKITPYLLGRERTGNRIASLSDQDGGFDIKYSVTPSLTLDATYNTDFAQVEVDEFQINLDRFSLFLPEQRPFFLENSAQFTVGDPGEMELFFSRRIGIAGDGSAIPIKGGLRLSGKVGDATNVGLLHMQADEVAGVAPQTDFSVARVSQEFDNRSSLGFLVVNKEENGSLDGGPNHYNRTYAVDGQLGLGDDALLSGFVAKTDTPGLSGDDMAVRLAAASDTEAWSFAGSVTHVGENFNPEVGFLRRKDYTRVGIFGLNRWRDASWDNLLEMRPHIAYRGWWGGDGLYETGFWHVDNHWEWKSGFEIHTGVNFLHEGVRESFEFAPGYEVAAGDYDDEELQLVLITDDSQPLSMRVTAKIGGYFGGDRVQVTPAINYRVGEVFNARLGWTLNELKRPGNPEKLRINVGSLRMTYSFSPQISLQALFQYNDATDVVGANLRFAWLTSADAGFYLVYNEMRDEDVGMFTEKRREWILKFSHTFDLFN